The Streptomyces bacillaris sequence CCGCCGCGATCGCGGTCGGCGGGGAGTCCGTGGCGGTGAAGGGGGCGGAGACGACGTTCGACGCGGTGCTGGACCGGCTGCGCGCCACCGGGCGCGACGCGCTGTACGTGGACACCACCCCGGCCGACCTCCCGGCGGGCTCCATCGCCACGGCCCGGGTGCTGGTCACGGTCGACTCCCTCATGTCGGGCGGTCCCGATGCCCGTTGAGACACCCGTGGCCGCCGCCCCACCCGTCCTGGGGGAGTCCACCGCCCTGTTCACCGAGCTGGTACGGGCCGGGCTCGCCCGGCACGGCGAGGCCGGGGCTCCGCCCCTGGACGTCCAACCCCTCGGCGTACGGGACGCGTTCGGGGCGGAGGACGCCCCGGCCGGCCCGGCCCTCCCCGTGCGCTACTACGGCCGCCACGCCGTCATCGGCCCCTTCCCGACAGCGGACCCCGCAGGTCCCAGCGGGCCCCGACTCCCTTGCTCACGCTGCCTGGAGCGGCGCTGGCAGGCCGTGCGATCAGTCCCCCTGCGCGAGGCGCTGGAGCTGGGGTCGGGGACCCGGGCGGCGGGCCCGTCCCCGTATCTCACGCCCTTCGCGGCGGAGGCGGTGGCCGGGCTGATCGCCGCCCGGCTGACCGGCGGCGGACCGGAGACCGGGGCCTTCCCCGCCGTCCATCTGGTCGACCTCCAGACCCTGGCCGTCCGCCACTACCCGCTCGTCCCGGACCCCGAGTGCCCGGTCTGCGCCACCCCGGAGCCCGACACCGACGCGGCCGCCACGATCACCCTGAAGCCCGCGCCCAAGCTGCGCCCCGGCAGCTTCCGGGTCCGGGACATCGGGACGTACGAGCTGCCGGTCGAGCCGTACGCCAACCCGGTCTGCGGCTCCCTCGGCCCCTCCGTCGTCCAGGACGTCTCCTCCACCTCCACGTCCGCCACCATCGGCTGCTTCTCGATGCGCTCGGGCCCCTATCTGCGCGAGACGTTCTGGGGCGGGCACGCCGACACCTTCGCCGAGAGCGTGCGGATCGGGGTGCTGGAAGGCCTGGAGCGGTACGCGGGGATGCGGTCGCGGGCCAAGCGCGCCCAGGTGCACGCGAGCCTGGACGACCTGCGTGCGGAGGGCCGGGCGGCAGTCGACCCCCGGACCGTCGGCCTCTACTCCGACGCCTTCCACGCCGCCAACCCCCTTGTCCTGCCGTTCACTTCGGACCGGGAGATCCCCTGGGTGCGGGGCTGGTCGCTGCGGGACGAGCGGACGGTCCTGGTGCCGGAGGTGCTCACGTACTACCACGCGCCGGGCCTGGAGAACCGGTTCGTGCAGGAGAGCTCCAACGGCTGTGCGTCGGGCGGGGCGTTGGAGGAGGCCGTCTACTTCGGGCTGATGGAGGTCGTGGAACGGGACGCGTTCCTGCTCTCCTGGTACGGGCGGGCCGCGCTGCCCGAGATCGACCCGCGCACCAGCCGCCGCCCGGCCACCCGCCAGATGGTGGACCGGCTGGAGATGTACGGCTACGAGGCCCGGTTCTTCGACACCCGGATCTCCTTCCCCATCCCCGTCGTCACCGGCGTCGCCGTCCGCCCCGACGGCGGTCTCGGCCGGATGTGCTTCGGTGCGGGCGCCGGACTCGACCCGGAGGCAGCCCTCACCGGGGCCCTCTGCGAGATCGCCACGGACGCCGTCAACCTCCAGGGCCGCACCGAGCGCGACGAGGAGCGGCTGCGGGCGATGGTGTACGACTTCGACAAGGTGGCCGCCCTCCATGACCACCCCCTCGCCTACGGCATCCCGGAGATGGGCGACCACGCGGACTTCCTGCTGGGCACCCCCGGCTCCGTACGCCAACCGCCGCACTCCTTCGAGGAGTTGTACGGGGACGGGCCCGGCGCCCGGCCGGTCCTCCCGGTCTCCGGCGATCTGAGCGAGGACCTCCGGAGCTGCGTGGGCGCCGTCACGGCCGCCGGGTTCGACGTGGTCGTGGTCGACCAGACCATGCCCGAGCAGCGGGCCCTGGGGCTGACCACGGTGAGCGTCCTCGTGCCCGGTCTGCTGCCGATCGACTTCGGCTGGACCCGCCAGCGCGCCCTGCGCATGCCCCGGCTGCGGACCGCGCTGCGCGAGGCGGGGCTGCGGGCCACGGACCTCACCGACGCCGACCTCAACCTGGCCCCGCACCCGTTCCCATGACCGCCCCTTCCTCTCCCCTCTCTCCCGCCCCTCCTGCTGCCTTCCTGCCGTGACCAAGGAGCCCGCCATGGGATACGCCCATGAATACGCCGACGCGATCATGCACCGCGGCCGGGTCCCGATGGACCCCGCCGACTTCGTCCCCAACTGGCAGGACGGGCCCCGGAAGGCCAAGTTCTACCCGGGCGCCGACAGCTTCCCGCTGCCCGACGCCCCGTACCCCGCCGACGCCACGCTCGACCGGGGCCTGTGCACCGAGGGCGCTCCAGGTGAACAGAGCGCAGAAGGAGAGGAGTTCGACCTCGTGACCCTCTCCGGGATGCTCCGCGACTCCTACGGGCTCACCGGCCGCCGCCTGGGCGTCCAGGCCAACACCGACCTGAGCGCCCTGCCCTTCTACCCGCTGGCCAACTGGTCGCGCGGCTCGGCCTCCGGCGGCGGGCTCTACCCGGTCGCCGTCCACTGGGTCTCCGGGCCGAGCGGCCCCGTACCGCCCGGGGTGCACTACTACTCCACCCGCCACCACACCATGCAGCGGCTGCTCACCGGCGATGTGACCGGCCGGGTGCGCTCCGCCCTGGGGGAGGGGGCACCGGGGGCGGAGACCGATCAGTATCTGGTGCTCTCCATCAAGTACTGGCAGAACGCCTTCAAGTACAACAGCTTCTCCTTCCACGCCGTCTCCATGGACCTCGGCGCCTGCGTCCAGACCTGGCGGATGTGGGCGGCGGCCCGGGGGCTGGCCGTCGAGCCCGCGCTCTGGTTCGACGAGGAGCGGCTCGCGGAGCTGCTGGGGGTGGACCCGAAGGAGGAGGGGATCTTCGCGGTCGTGCCGTTGAAGTGGGCCGGATGCGAAGGGAGTCCGGGGCACGCGCCCGCCGCCCCGGTCTCCGTCCGCCGCAAGGACGTCGAGCGCTCCCGTACCGTCCTCACCTTCGACGCGCTCCTGCGGATGCAGGCCGCCACCTCCGCCGACGCCACCGCCCGCCCGGCCCCCGGAGCGCTCGCCCCGGCCGCCGCGCACCCGGTCGACCCGGCGGCCGAGGAGGTCGAACTGCCGCCCGCCCGGCCGCTGGAGACCGACGTCCGCACCGCGCTGCGCGACCGCCGCTCCAGCTTCGGCCGCTTCGACGCCCAGCAGCCGGTCACCCGCCCGCAGTTGGCGGCCTGCCTCGCCGCGGCGGTGGCCGGATCGCGGCTCGGCGGGGACACCGGGGACGTACGGCTGGCGAAGCTGTACGTGTTCGTCAGTCATGTGGAGGGGGTGGAGCCGGGATCGTACGCGTACGACCCCGAGCGGCGCAGTCTGCGGCGGGTGAAGGAGGGGCGGCCGGGGGAGTTCCTCCAGCGCAACTACTTCCTGGCCAACTACAACCTGGAGCAGGCCGGGGCCGTCCTGGTGCCGACCGTCCGGACCACCGCCGTGCTGGACGCGGTCGGGGACCGGGGATACCGCCTGGTCAACGCCACCATCGGGGCCGTCGCCCAGTCCCTCTACACCGCCGCGTCCGCCGTCGACCTGGGCTGCGGGGTGGCCCTCGGCTTCGACAACATCTCCTACATCGAGGAGCTGGGACTCGACGGGACGGGCGAGGCGCCGCTGCTCATCATGATGATCGGCAACGAACGGCCCGCGCCGGCCGACTTCCGCTACGAGATCGCCTGAGCGGGGGAGCCGACATGAGTCTTCCGACGAACGCATCCGGTCTCCGGCCCGCCTTCATGGTCCGGGTCGCCGGGCTGCCGGTCGAGAGCGTGCACGGGCTGCGCTGCCCGGACAGCCGCCGCTGGGCCGACGAAGTGCTCGACGAATCGGCACAGCTGGCGCTGGTCGCGGAGAAGGCCGGGGACCGGCTCCACGACCTGATCGGCGGCAGCGACGACGAACCGCTCCGCCGCGCCCTGCTCAAGCTGCGCCGGGACATCTTCAACAACCGCCTGCCCGCAGCCGATGCGGCCGATGCCCTGCTCTCCCGGGTCCGTGCCCTGGACCCCGCCGCGGCCGCCACCCTCGCGGACTGGCTGACCGGCCGCCGCGCCCTGGACGAGCGGCGCGGGGCGGGGGCCGCGCTGCTGGCCGCCGAGAACGGCCGCAGCCGTGAGGCGCTGCGCGAACTGGCCGGCCACGAGCGGCTGCGCCGGGCCCTGCTGCTCGCCTCCCCGGCCCTGGACGCCCAGCTCGACGCGTACCGGCGGACGGCCCCGGCGGGCGGCGCCCGGCCCGACAAGAAACAGCGCAAGATCGAACGCTCGCTGCTGAGTTACGTGTACCGGACCGCGTGCAAGACGAGCCCGTTCTCCACCTTCACCGGGGTCGCGCTCGGCTCGCTCACCGGCACCGACGGGCTGCGGCTGCGGGTGGACGAGGAGTGGCGGGCGCAGGCCCGGCTCAACGTCGTCGCGCTGGGCCGCCTCGCGGACGCCGTGATCGCGGACCCGGCCCGCCGCGCCGATCTGCCGGTCGCCCCCGCCTCCGGGTGGGGCCGCGACGACGACCGGGTGCGGTATGTGCGGCGGTGGGTGACGGCGGGCGACGACGACACGGCCGTCACGTTCGACGCGGTGAAGGACCGGCTGTTCTTCCTGCGCCGCAGCGGCACCCTGGACCGGCTGCTCGGCCTCTTCGAGGAGCGCCGGGGGAGCGTGCTGAGGTACGGGGAGCTGGTGGAGTGGCTGGCCCGCGACCAGGGGGCCGCCCGCGAGGAGTGCGAGCAGTACCTCGGGGCGCTGCTGGACGTGGGCATGGTCCAGGTGCCGTGTCTGCGGACCGAGGTGCACGACACCGACCCGCTGCGGGCGTTCCAGGGGGCGCTGGGGGGCCTGGAGCGCCCCTGGGCCGACCGGCTCGCGGACCGGCTGGAGGGGCCCGCCCGGTGCGTCGAGCGGTTCGCGGACGCCTCGCCGGAGGAGCGGCGCGCGCTGCTGGACACCCTGCGGGCCCAGCTGCGGGCGGTGCAGGAGGAGGAGCTGGGGGCGGAGCGGGCGAAGGTGCCGCAGACGCTGCTGTACGAGGACGCGGCGGCGGGCGGCCGGGGGCCAGGGGCGGGCGTTCCGGGTGCGCTGGGAGGTGCCGCGGGTGGCCCGGGCGGTGCGGGTGGCCCGCACGCTTCGGGCGGTGCGGGTGGCCCGGGCGCTTCGGGTGGTGCCTCGGCGGGTGTGCGGACGGAGCTGGATCCCGCCGCCTGGGCCGAGCTGGCCGCCGGGCCGCTGGCCGCCGTCGAGCGGGTGCTGCCCGCCTTCGACCTCACCCTGCCGCAGCGGATCACCTTCGAAGGGTTCTTCCTCGCGCGGTACGGGCGCGGAGGCCGGTGCGACGACCTGCTGAAGCTGGTCCACGACTTCCACGAGGACTTCTTCGACCAGTACATGACGTTCACCGCCACCCGCACCCCGTACGGTGCCGACGGCACCTATGTCCCCGAGGTCAACTGGCTGGGCCTGGACCGGCTGCGCGCCCTGGACACGGCCCGGCGCACCTTCACCGCCCGGATGACCGCGCTGTGGGAGGGGGCCGGGCCGGAGGCGGCCGAAGTGCGGGTGGACGACAGCTTCCTGGCCGAGGTCGCCGGGCAACTGGACCGACTGGCGCCGGACTTCGCGCCGATGAGCCACCACCTCCAGATCGCGGACCGGCCCGGCGATCCGCTCGTGGTCCTCAACCGGTCCTACGGGGGCGTCTCGTTCCCCTTCAGCCGGTTCACCCAGCTCTTCGACGGGCTCGACGAGCGGCTCCTGGCCGACGCGGAGACCCTGGTGCCCGAGGGGGCCGTCCTGGCCGAGGTCACCGGCGGCCCGGTCACCAGCAACCTCAACCTGCACGGCAGGCTCGTCCCGTACGAGATCGTCTGCCCCGGCGAACGCGGCACCCTGGAAGCCGGGTTCAGGATCACCCTGGACGACCTCTTCCTGGTCCACGACCCCGAGGACGACCGGCTGGTCCTGCGCTCGGCCCGGCTGGGCCGCGAGGTGATCCCCGTCTACCTCGGCTACCTGGTCCCCCTCGCCCTCCCCGAACTGCCCCGCACCCTGCTCCTCCTCTCCCCGACCTCCATGGCCCCGCTCAACGTCTGGGGCGGGGTCCCCGAGGGCGCGCCGGACGCGGGCGGGGTCACCACCCGGCCCCGGGTCCGGCACGGCTCGCTGGTCCTCAGCCGGCGCAGCTGGAGCGCCCCCGCCACCGCCCTGCCGCTGCACCGGGCCGGGGCGCCGGAGGACGGCTGGTTCCTGGACTGGCACGCCTTCCGGCGCGAACACGGCCTGCCCGACCGGGTCTTCGCCACCGTCTCCGACACCGGGGCCCGGGGCGCGACCGGGGCCAAGCCGCAGTACCTGGACTTCGACAGCCCGCTCTCCCTGGCGGCCTTCGAGGCCCTGATCAGGACCCCGGAGGCCCGGGTGGTGTTCCGCGAGGCGCTCCCCGACGAGGACGCCCTGCACACCGTCTCCGGCCACGGCCGCCATGTCGCCGAACTGGCCGTGGAGACGGCCGTACCCGCCCGCAGGAGGACCCCATGACGCTCCCCACCGCCCCCGCCACCAAGCCTGGGACCACCCCCGGTGCCTGGCAGGCCACCCATGTCTTCTACGCCGCCAACCCCCGCCCCTTCCTCCTGCACTGCGTCCGCCCGCTGGTCGCGGAGCTGGAGGCGGACGGGCTGCTCGCCGGGTACTTCTTCATCAACTACTGGCTGGAGGGACCCCACGTACGTCTCCGCCTCAAGCCGTCGTCGACCGGCGCCGAGGCCGAGGTGGCCCGCCGCACCGGGCAGGCCGTGGACGCGTTCCTCGCGGAGCGCCCCGCGCTGTACGAGGTCGACTCCGGGTTCCTCAACGACTTCTACAACACCCTCTTCGAGATCGAGTTCCCCGGCAGCGAGCGCGGCCACTACATGGACGGCCAGGGCCGGATGAACCTGCGCCCCAACAACTCCCGCCACCGCGAGCCGTACGAGCCGGAGTTCGGGAAGTACGGCGGCCCGGCCGGGATCGAGCTGGCCGAGTGGCACTTCCGCCACTCCAGCGATCTGGTCATCGACGCGCTCGCCACCAAGAACCTCCATCTGCGCACGGTCCTGCTCGGCACCTCGGCCCAGCTGATGATGGTGATGGCGTCGACGTTCCTCCCGGACCGCGACGAACTGACCCAGTACCTGGACAGCTACTACGAGTTCTGGCACCGCGCCTTCCCCGGCACCGGCTTCATCGGCACCGACGAGTACGACCGCAACTACGCCCGGACGGCGGACGGGCTGCGGGACCGGTTCGCCCGCGTCCGGGCCGCCACCGCCCCGCCCGGCAGCGCCCGTTCGCTGCCCGGCTCGCTCGCCGGGTGGGCCGAACACTGCGCCGAACTCCGCGACCGGGCACGGAAGCTGGCCGTCGACGGGGACCTGGTCTTCCGGTCCTGGGACGGTGAGCGGGACGAGCGGATCACCGACCCGGAGATGGCGCTGCCGCTGCTGCTCTCCCCGTACATGCATATGACCAACAACCGGCTGCACGTGACGATCCGGGACGAGGCGTATCTCAGCCATGTTCTGGGCCGGGTCCTCAAGGAGTCCGCATGAGCGCATCCGGGGCCGTGCCCGGGGGGTCCGCCGGGGCTGCCGCCGGGCTCGCCGCCTACCGGCCCGAGCTGCGCCCCCGCGTCCTGCTCAGCGACCCGCTGCTCGACGGGGCCGCGACCGTCCACCTGATCAAGGACACCGGCAGCGGCAACTCCTTCAAGGTCGGGCCCAAGGAACACTTCCTGATCGCCCGCATGGACGGGGAGCGGAGCCTCGCGGAGATCGGTGAGGAGTACGCGGGAGAGTACGGGCGGCGGCTGGGCGACGCCCACTGGCAGCAGATCCTCACCATGCTGGGGACCAAGGGGCTGCTGGCCGGAACGCCCGCGCAGCCCGCGCCGGCCGCCCCGCCCGAGCCGCGCACCCTCCTGCGCGGCACCCTCCCCCTGGTCGCCGACGCCGACGCCACCACCGCCCGCCTCCACCGGGTCTTCGGCTTCCTGCTGACGCCCTGGGCGATGGGGCCGCTGCTGGTGCTGATGGTGGCCATGGAGGCGCTCGTCGTCGCCCATTCCGGCGAATTTCTCATCGCCGTAAGGGAATTGTTCACCAATCCCGTCCTGCTGACCGGCACCGCGACTCTGCTCTGGGTGAGCACCGCCCTCCACGAACTGGCGCACGGAGTGGTGGCCCGGCACTACGGCGGCCGGGTCGCGGAGATCGGGCTGCGGTGGCGGCTCCCGGCCGTGATCATGTACTGCACGGTCGACAACTACCTCTATCTGGACGGTCGTCGGCCTCGCATCGCCACCGCCGTGGCGGGTGCGGTGATGAACCTCCTCTTCCTGCTCCCCTTCTGCGCGCTGTGGATCCTCGCCCCGCTCGACGACGCCACGCGCGAGGCGATCTCCGCGCTGCTGCTCCTCGGCAGCGTCCAGGCGTTCGCGATGCTCGTCCCGCTGCCGCCGCTCGACGGCTACAAGATCGCGAGCCAGCTGGCCGGGGCCACCGGCCTCGCCGCCTCCACCGGCCCCTACCTGCGGCTCGCCCTGCGCCGCGCCCCGGAGGCGGCCGCCTACCCCCGCCGGGCCCGAATCGCCTACCCCGCCTATGCGTTGGGCACGGTGCTGGTTCTCGCCGCTCTGGTCGCGGCGGCCGTCGCGGGCGTCCATCATCTGCTGACGGCCTGATCCCCCTCCGGGCCCCGAAGCCCCGTGTTCCACCCCAAGGAGAGTTCCATGACGTCCACCGCCCCCCGCACCCCCCACGACCCCCCGGTGGAACCGGCCGCCGGGTCCGCCGCCGTCGCGCTGACCGGCGTCCACAAGACGTACGGCACCACCCGGGCTGTCGACGGGGTCTCGCTGACCGTCGAACGCGGGGAGTTCTTCGGGCTGCTCGGGCCCAACGGGGCGGGCAAGACCACGCTCGTCGAGATCATGGAGGGCCAGCGGCGCGCCGACTCCGGGACGGTGGCGGTCCTGGGCGAGAGCCCCTGGCCCCGCAACACCGCCCTGCTGCCCCGGCTCGGCGTGCAGACCCAGAGCTCCTCGTTCTTCGTCCGGCTGACCGCCCGCGAGCACCTGGCCACCATGGCCGCCCTCTACCGGTGCGACGCGGCCGCCGCCGAACGGGCCCTCGCCTCCGTCGGCCTCACCGAGCAGGGCGGCACCCGGGTCGACGACCTCTCCGGCGGACAGCGGCAGCGGCTCGCCATCGCCTCCGCCCTGGTCCACGACCCCGAGCTGATCTTCCTGGACGAGCCGACCGCCGCCCTCGACCCGCAGGCCCGCCGCGCGCTCTGGCAGGTGCTCCGGGACCTCAAGCGCGCGGGCCGCACCATCGTCTACACCACCCACCACCTGGACGAGGCCGAGGCGCTCTGCGACCGGGTTGCGATCATGGTGGCGGGCAAGGTGGCCGCGCTCGACAGCCCCGGTCGGCTCATCGCCGCCTCCAGCCCCACCACCCGGCTGCTCGTCCCGGCCGACCGGCTCAGCGTGGCGCGGGCCCGGGCCATCCCGGGCGTGGACCGGGTCACCGAGGAGGGCGGCTCGGTCGTCCTGGAGACCCTCACCTCGGGCCCGGTGCTCGCGGCCGTCGACGGGATCGCGGGGCTCCAGGGCGTACAGACCAGGACGGCGAGCCTGGAGGACGTCTACCTGGCGCTGACCGGTGCCCAGGCGCCCGGGCAGCAGCCGCAGGCCCAGCCGCCGGCGTAGCCCTCCCGCCCCTGCCGGCGCCCCCGGCGAACCTGCTGACGCCCCTCGCGAACCACCGATACGGAGACACCCCCATGAGCGCCTACACCGCGCTGAGCCAGGCCGGATACCGGGCCTACACCCGCGACCGCACCACCCTCTTCTTCACCTTCGCCTTCCCGCTGATCTTCCTGGTCGTCTTCGGGCTGATCTTCCACGGCCAGACCGTCGAGGAGAGCGGCAAGCCCTACATCAACTACATCGCGCCCGGCGTCCTCTCCTGGGGCGTCGGCAATGCCGCCGTCTTCGGCGTCGGGTTCGTCCTCATGCAGTGGCGGCGCGACGACATCCTCCGGCTGATCCGGATGACGCCCACGCCCGTCTCCGCCGTCCTCGCCTCGCGCTACGTGCTGGCGCTCGGCATCGGGGCCGTCCAGGCCGTGCTGTTCGTCGCCGTAGCCCTACTGCCCTCCTTCGGGCTCCAGTTGGACGGCCGCTGGCCACTCGCGGTGCCGGTGCTGGTGCTCGGCATCACCGCGTTCCTCGCGCTCGGCGTCATCGTCGGCAGCTACGCGAAGACCCCGGAGGCGGTCGCCGCGGTCGCCAACTGCCTGATGATTCCCATGGCGTTCCTCTCCGGCTCGTTCTTCCCGCTCGACGCCATGCCCGGCTGGATGCAGAGCCTCTCCCGCGTCCTGCCGCTCCGCTACCTCAACGACGGGGTCTCCGGCGCGCTGACCGGCGGCGGCTCCCTGTCGGACATCGGCGTCGCCTGCGCGGTGCTCGCCGGATTCGCCCTCGTCCTCGGTGCGGTGGCGCTGAAGACCTTCCGCTGGAGCGACAAGTCATGACGACGGTGACCGCCACAACTCCGCTGGACCAGGCGCGCGTCCAGCTCCAGGGCGCCCTGGCCGCCCGCCACTCCCGTACGGCCTCCGGCAGCGGCCTGCCCGCCCCGTACGTCGTGCCGCTCGGGGCCGCCGACACCCTCGGCTTCGGCCACCCGGACCCGTACGCCGACACCCGCCCGGCCGCCAACGTCCAGCTCACCTCCCGGGCCGTGCTGATCGGCCCCTGGGGCGGCGGGCCCTCGGACACCGCGTGCGGGCAGTGCCTGGCGATGCGGTGGCAGCGGCTGCGCAGCCGGTCGGAGCGGGAGGCGCTGGAACTGGGCCACGAGCCGCGGGGGGCGGTGCACTGGCCGGTGCTGACGGAGTACGCGGTGGACGCGGTGTGGGCGGCGTACAGCGCGGTGCTGACCGGCCACCGGAACACCCCGGACGCGACGCCGGTCACCCGGGTCACCAACCCCGACGCCACCCCCGCCGACCGGGCCCTCCCGCAGGTCACCCGTGTCGACCTGGTGACCCTCGCCACGGCCACCTTCCCGCTGCTCCCCGAACCCCTCTGCCCCGCCTGCGTCTCCGAGGTCCCCGACACGGCGGAGGCCGCCCGGATGGCGCTCGCCGCCACCCCCAAACCGGCCCCCGACACCTACCGCGTCCGGACCCTCGACTCCTACCCCCTGCCGACCGCTGCGCTCGCCAACCCCGTGTGCGGGGCGCTCGGTTCGGACACCTGGATCAACCCCGCCTCGACCACCACCGCACCGGTCGCCGGGACCCACTTCGTGCGCGGCTACGCGGGCCTCAACGACGTCACCTGGAGCGGCCAGGCCAACCGGTACGCCACCAGCCGCACCCTCGCCCACCTGGAGGGCCTGGAGCGGTACGCGGGCACCCACCGCAGGCGCGGCACCTCCCCGGTCACCGACAGCTACACCACCCTCGCCGCGCAGTCCGGCACCCGGGTCCTGAACCCCGCCGACTGCGGCTTCTACGCCCCCGAGACGTACGCCTCCGACCACCTGGTCAGCCCCTTCGACCCGGACCGGGCCATCCCCTGGGTCTGGGGCCACTCGCTGCGCGACGACGCCCCGATCCTGGTCCCGGCCCGGCTCGCCCACTACAGCGCCGGGGTCGACGCCGACAACTTCGTCTTCGAGTGCTCCAACGGCTGTGCCACCGGCGGGAGTCTGGAGGAGGCCATCCTCTTCGGCCTCCTCGAACTGGTCGAGCGGGACGCCTTCCTCCTCGCCTGGTACGGCCGCGCCCGCCTCGCCGCCATCGACCTCACCACGGCCACCACGCCCGCCGTCCGCTCGATGCTCGACCGGGCCGCCCTGCACGGCTACGACGTGCACGCCTTCGATACGCGGATGGACCTGGCCGTCCCTGTCGTCACCGCCCTCGCGGTCCGGCGCGACGGCGGCCACGGCACGCTCTCCTTCAGCGCGGCGGCGGGCTTCGACCCGGCCGAGACGGTGGAGGCGGCCCTGTCCGAGGTCCTCACCTACATCCCGCACCTGCCCTACCAGGTGGCCGAGCGCCGCACCGAACTGGAGGAGATGGAAAGGGACTTCACCAAGGTGCTGCACCTGAAGGACCACGCCCAGCTCTACGGGCTGCCGTCGATGGTCCGGCACGCGGCGGAGTACCTGGAGCCCGTCGCCGTACTCCCGCTGGAGGAGGCGTTCGCCGACTGGGAGCCGCTGCGCCCGCGCACCGGCGACCTGCTGGACGATCTGCGGTGTCTGCGCGACCAGTTGACGGCGGCCGGGTACGACGTCATCGCCGTCGACCAGACCACCCCCGAGCAGCGCCGGATGGGCCTGCACACCGTCTCCACCACCGTCCCGGGCCTGCTCCCGCTCGACTTCGGCTGGAGCAGACAGCGGGCGCTGCGCATGCCCCGGCTGCGGACCGCGCTGCGGGCGGCCGGGCGGCGGGCCGACGACCTGCCGGAGGCGGAGGTCAAGGCCGTCCCGCACCCGTTCCCATGACCGCACCCGCACCCGGGACCGGGCCCGCGCCGCACCACGTACGGCAGCCCCCTCCGACCGACGGAGGGGGCTGGCGTGCGCGCGCCGGGAAGAGGGTGTCAGGCGCTGCAGGAGGTGGTGCTGGTGGTGCTGGAGCAGGTGGAGGTCGAGGAGCAGGACGTGGAACCGGCCAGCACGACCTCGGACGCGTCGGAGTAGTCCGAGATCTCGAAGGTCTCCGACTCCAGCTCCAGGATCTCGTCGGCGAGGGTGGTCAGCTCGGTCTTGGGGGCCATGGTGTTCTCCCTGGTCTCGTGGGGACCGGCCGGCCACTCCGGCCCGGTGTCCCCGTCCTGGACCCATTGGAGCGGCGGCCGCT is a genomic window containing:
- a CDS encoding M50 family metallopeptidase, with the protein product MSASGAVPGGSAGAAAGLAAYRPELRPRVLLSDPLLDGAATVHLIKDTGSGNSFKVGPKEHFLIARMDGERSLAEIGEEYAGEYGRRLGDAHWQQILTMLGTKGLLAGTPAQPAPAAPPEPRTLLRGTLPLVADADATTARLHRVFGFLLTPWAMGPLLVLMVAMEALVVAHSGEFLIAVRELFTNPVLLTGTATLLWVSTALHELAHGVVARHYGGRVAEIGLRWRLPAVIMYCTVDNYLYLDGRRPRIATAVAGAVMNLLFLLPFCALWILAPLDDATREAISALLLLGSVQAFAMLVPLPPLDGYKIASQLAGATGLAASTGPYLRLALRRAPEAAAYPRRARIAYPAYALGTVLVLAALVAAAVAGVHHLLTA
- a CDS encoding thiazolylpeptide-type bacteriocin; its protein translation is MAPKTELTTLADEILELESETFEISDYSDASEVVLAGSTSCSSTSTCSSTTSTTSCSA
- a CDS encoding ABC transporter permease, with the translated sequence MSAYTALSQAGYRAYTRDRTTLFFTFAFPLIFLVVFGLIFHGQTVEESGKPYINYIAPGVLSWGVGNAAVFGVGFVLMQWRRDDILRLIRMTPTPVSAVLASRYVLALGIGAVQAVLFVAVALLPSFGLQLDGRWPLAVPVLVLGITAFLALGVIVGSYAKTPEAVAAVANCLMIPMAFLSGSFFPLDAMPGWMQSLSRVLPLRYLNDGVSGALTGGGSLSDIGVACAVLAGFALVLGAVALKTFRWSDKS
- a CDS encoding ABC transporter ATP-binding protein is translated as MTSTAPRTPHDPPVEPAAGSAAVALTGVHKTYGTTRAVDGVSLTVERGEFFGLLGPNGAGKTTLVEIMEGQRRADSGTVAVLGESPWPRNTALLPRLGVQTQSSSFFVRLTAREHLATMAALYRCDAAAAERALASVGLTEQGGTRVDDLSGGQRQRLAIASALVHDPELIFLDEPTAALDPQARRALWQVLRDLKRAGRTIVYTTHHLDEAEALCDRVAIMVAGKVAALDSPGRLIAASSPTTRLLVPADRLSVARARAIPGVDRVTEEGGSVVLETLTSGPVLAAVDGIAGLQGVQTRTASLEDVYLALTGAQAPGQQPQAQPPA
- a CDS encoding TOMM precursor leader peptide-binding protein, producing MTTVTATTPLDQARVQLQGALAARHSRTASGSGLPAPYVVPLGAADTLGFGHPDPYADTRPAANVQLTSRAVLIGPWGGGPSDTACGQCLAMRWQRLRSRSEREALELGHEPRGAVHWPVLTEYAVDAVWAAYSAVLTGHRNTPDATPVTRVTNPDATPADRALPQVTRVDLVTLATATFPLLPEPLCPACVSEVPDTAEAARMALAATPKPAPDTYRVRTLDSYPLPTAALANPVCGALGSDTWINPASTTTAPVAGTHFVRGYAGLNDVTWSGQANRYATSRTLAHLEGLERYAGTHRRRGTSPVTDSYTTLAAQSGTRVLNPADCGFYAPETYASDHLVSPFDPDRAIPWVWGHSLRDDAPILVPARLAHYSAGVDADNFVFECSNGCATGGSLEEAILFGLLELVERDAFLLAWYGRARLAAIDLTTATTPAVRSMLDRAALHGYDVHAFDTRMDLAVPVVTALAVRRDGGHGTLSFSAAAGFDPAETVEAALSEVLTYIPHLPYQVAERRTELEEMERDFTKVLHLKDHAQLYGLPSMVRHAAEYLEPVAVLPLEEAFADWEPLRPRTGDLLDDLRCLRDQLTAAGYDVIAVDQTTPEQRRMGLHTVSTTVPGLLPLDFGWSRQRALRMPRLRTALRAAGRRADDLPEAEVKAVPHPFP